In Gloeocapsa sp. DLM2.Bin57, the following proteins share a genomic window:
- a CDS encoding high light inducible protein: protein MEDKQAKLGFTNFAETWNGRLAMLGFLIGILTELLTGKGILSQIGLM from the coding sequence ATGGAAGATAAACAAGCTAAACTCGGATTTACTAACTTTGCTGAAACTTGGAATGGTCGCCTAGCTATGCTTGGCTTCTTAATCGGAATTTTAACCGAACTCTTAACCGGAAAAGGAATTTTATCTCAAATCGGACTAATGTAA
- a CDS encoding EamA family transporter, with translation MNWLILAILTAFFESLKDLTSKRSLKTVDEYLVIWSLSGLSLPLLLSSLLFIDIPPLNWRFWLALVTGGSLNIVAMILYIKALNLGDLSLTVPLVTFTPLFLIVTSPILVQEYPSYLDCLGIILIVFGAYLLNIKSRKEGYLAPFRALLTQNGAKLMLAVAMIWSIAANIDKLGVRNSSPIFWSIAIYSFIAIGLLPVVVYRCRVFSLKITKHLPVLLPIGIFNGLAVMLQMQAINLAMVAQVISVKRTSVLFSVFWGYLILRETGLKERAMGAIIMVIGVFVVSLL, from the coding sequence ATGAATTGGTTAATTTTAGCTATTTTAACCGCTTTTTTTGAGTCTCTTAAAGATTTAACCAGTAAGCGGAGTTTAAAAACAGTTGACGAATATTTAGTTATTTGGTCATTGAGTGGATTAAGTCTGCCTCTGTTACTTTCATCTCTATTGTTTATTGATATTCCACCTCTTAATTGGCGGTTTTGGTTAGCCCTGGTTACTGGAGGATCTCTTAATATTGTGGCGATGATTCTCTATATTAAAGCCTTGAATTTAGGGGATTTATCCTTAACAGTTCCCTTGGTTACTTTTACACCCTTGTTTTTAATTGTTACCTCACCAATTTTAGTGCAAGAGTATCCTAGTTATTTAGATTGTTTGGGTATTATCTTAATTGTTTTTGGAGCTTATTTATTAAATATCAAATCTAGAAAAGAGGGTTATTTAGCTCCCTTTCGTGCTTTATTAACTCAAAATGGTGCTAAACTAATGTTAGCAGTAGCCATGATTTGGAGTATCGCTGCTAATATAGATAAACTAGGGGTACGAAATTCGTCCCCTATTTTTTGGTCTATTGCTATTTATAGTTTTATTGCCATTGGGTTATTACCAGTAGTTGTCTATCGTTGTCGGGTATTTTCACTGAAGATTACTAAACATTTACCAGTGTTATTACCTATCGGCATCTTTAACGGATTAGCGGTTATGTTGCAAATGCAAGCTATTAATTTAGCCATGGTAGCTCAAGTGATCTCTGTCAAAAGAACTAGTGTATTATTTAGTGTTTTTTGGGGTTATTTAATTTTGCGAGAAACAGGTTTAAAAGAAAGAGCGATGGGGGCTATTATTATGGTAATAGGTGTTTTTGTTGTTTCTCTTTTATAG